Within the Malus sylvestris chromosome 4, drMalSylv7.2, whole genome shotgun sequence genome, the region TTTAAGAGGTAATGCTGACAGTGTGAATATCTGACAGATTTCACGGTAAGAAATAAGCTCATATCCCCAAATTATTGTTTCTTAGAAGTGAAGAAAGTGGATCGAAAGTATCATAGTATCGCAGCTCAAATCACAGGATATCAAAACGAAGAGCGGGAATTGACAGAAAAATTCACCTAACAGAGACCAGTTTTAACCCTGAAGCTTTATCATTCACAATTAGCAAGAGTCCAGACAAAAAAACTTTCTAAACCAAACAGTCGTATAAGCAAAATGTAATATTTCAAAGGTTCACTGGCCAGTTTTATGAAAGAATGCTCACCAAGGTAACAAAATCAACCCCACCAACACAACATTTACTTTCTTTCAATGCATATGTATAATTTGGATCTGTTTCACTTTCGCCTCTACCATCTGGAGAAACAAACAGAGCTTTGAGTTTTTTTATCAGGGGGCCTGCTTCTACTTCATACATATTAATATACACAGATGAAGCAACTAACCTGTCAAGCGCTGCTGCGATGTTTGTGTGAAGTTTTCTCGACAAGGATTGCAGGCCAACCACGTTGGAAATGTAGTTACagaaaaatcacaacaaaatgGATGGAAATGATGTTCAACAGCTGCAATGTTAGAGGCATCTATAGTCTCCTTAACCCTGTCAAGGGCCTCAGTGCTACAATCACAAGCATAAACAACGATGTTCTCATTGCCACTGCACGGGAAATAATGATTTGTAAGGATAACAAATAGAACACCAGCAATCACATCCATGCATTCAGTAAATTCCGAAAGGAGACAGGTTTAGAGTGTAATACCGTAATATTGGAAGAACGGTGCTGCCATTACCGCATCCCACCTCCAAAACCTTAGAATTTCCTTTCCAATTAACTAGTTCAGGGAATTCTTCTAACAAATATCTTCTTTCCTGCATTGAATCACGTTTACGGAATAAAACAAAGAATGGGGAAATGAAAGTTAAGTGTCATAAAGACCAAAAGTTgaaataaagggaaaaaaagatcAAGCAGAAGTGATTCAGAGTAAAGATTGCTTCTGGAAAGGGCTAAAAGTAGCGCTTCTAATTACATTTGGTAGAGAAACGCAAAAGCTCTGGGTCCTAAGCCCTTACTGGAGAAGCACCTGCACTCCAAGTGCTTTTCCACGGAACATTTGAacatttaataaatttttttgatATGTTTATAATAAAAGCACTTCTAGCAAAAATGCTTCCTAACCCAATTCAGAAAATCTAGAATAACATTGAAAGATGGAGGCTTTACAGATTAACAATCTATAATTACACAGAAATATGGATAATTTCCTACAATTATCAACAAACTCAATAacccaaataaataaaatggcatATTTTATTAATTGACATAAAAAGGTAAATTAAGAGAGGGAAAGCAATGGGGACCTTGAAGAATTTGCCGGAGGAATGACGGTGGTGAAAACTGTTCCA harbors:
- the LOC126619159 gene encoding uncharacterized protein LOC126619159 isoform X1; its protein translation is MRKAEYFSKDFEWEDLRAQVENDPSFSYHLLPFEPTSFSLNSVATDQSRSSAADGSHAWNSFHHRHSSGKFFKERRYLLEEFPELVNWKGNSKVLEVGCGNGSTVLPILRGNENIVVYACDCSTEALDRVKETIDASNIAAVEHHFHPFCCDFSVTTFPTWLACNPCRENFTQTSQQRLTDGRGESETDPNYTYALKESKCCVGGVDFVTLIFTLSALPLKRMPESIKECFSVLKPGGLLFFRDYGLYDMTMLRFEEDKRVQFREYMRSDGTRSYFFCLDTVRDLFVGAGFKQLELEYCCVKSVNRRKGKSMQRVWVHGKFQKPV